One window from the genome of Streptomyces sp. WZ-12 encodes:
- a CDS encoding winged helix-turn-helix domain-containing protein: protein MNASTTPLALRPDADYGRPAKAASGGGPPLAVDRLPDGKWQLTLHDLEPVSVRRLASDKVHIILAPSCTDPSVMPTEPQQPVGEAAAEPIEIDTAARTVAIDGRQLDVPRLEFDLLAHLVLHPRRAFTRQQLMVAVWPDCRSSARTVDVHIARLRRRLGPGRRKLISTVFGVGYKYLPTA, encoded by the coding sequence ATGAACGCGTCGACGACCCCCCTTGCGTTGCGCCCGGATGCCGATTACGGCCGGCCGGCAAAGGCCGCCTCCGGCGGAGGACCACCCCTGGCGGTCGACCGGCTCCCCGATGGCAAGTGGCAACTCACCCTGCACGACCTGGAGCCCGTATCGGTGCGCCGATTGGCCTCCGACAAGGTGCACATCATCCTCGCCCCGTCCTGCACCGACCCGTCCGTGATGCCCACCGAGCCGCAACAACCGGTCGGGGAGGCCGCGGCGGAACCGATCGAGATCGACACCGCGGCCCGCACGGTCGCCATCGACGGGCGACAGCTCGACGTCCCCCGGCTGGAGTTCGACCTGCTGGCCCACCTGGTACTGCACCCGCGGCGCGCCTTCACCCGACAGCAGTTGATGGTCGCGGTCTGGCCCGACTGCCGCTCCAGCGCGCGCACGGTGGACGTGCACATCGCCCGTCTTCGGCGCCGACTGGGCCCGGGCCGCCGGAAGTTGATCAGCACCGTCTTCGGCGTCGGGTACAAGTACCTGCCCACCGCCTGA
- a CDS encoding MFS transporter — protein MAACLGTFLLLVYATAVTVALPRMAGARHAGFGALQWITDVYTLALAGLLLGMGSLGDVLGRKRLYVLGLTVFTAATLACALAGNVRLLIAARAVQGIAGAAMFATLVPLIGLAYTGRDRARAFAVWGAVAGAAAGIGNVAGGMLTQLLSWQWIFYGALPVCAVALWLATKVPADHARTAARIDWPGIATFSLAATGITFGFIRGGEAGWGAGSTLAGFGLGAALLFAFALVERAAERPMVPLGLFRAPAFNGLLLASGAYYLGGFAFLPVLSLWLQNGVGLSSFATSLVITAQPVAFFATSALAGGALHRMPARWSVGGGTLLVAAGDLLLLLVQPGSSWPVLLPGLIVTGIGAGLVSPVLPALAMASADPAHSGVASAASNSARQLGLALGIALLGTVFHRSVPGTGAGASPGAYAAGLGAVFLVAGAVAALGGVVAWLVCQKE, from the coding sequence GTGGCCGCCTGCCTGGGGACCTTCCTGCTGCTGGTCTACGCGACGGCCGTGACGGTGGCGCTGCCGCGGATGGCCGGCGCGCGGCACGCCGGCTTCGGCGCCCTGCAATGGATCACCGACGTCTACACCCTCGCCCTGGCCGGGCTGTTGCTGGGCATGGGCTCGCTCGGTGACGTCCTGGGCCGCAAGCGCCTGTACGTCCTGGGCCTGACCGTCTTCACCGCCGCCACCCTGGCCTGTGCACTGGCCGGAAACGTCCGCCTGCTGATCGCCGCGCGTGCGGTGCAGGGCATTGCGGGCGCCGCGATGTTCGCCACCCTCGTTCCACTGATCGGCCTGGCCTACACCGGACGGGACCGGGCCCGTGCGTTCGCCGTCTGGGGCGCGGTCGCCGGCGCCGCCGCCGGCATCGGCAACGTCGCCGGCGGCATGCTCACCCAACTGCTCTCCTGGCAGTGGATCTTCTACGGTGCGCTGCCGGTCTGCGCGGTGGCGCTCTGGCTGGCCACCAAGGTGCCGGCCGACCACGCCCGCACCGCCGCCCGGATCGACTGGCCGGGTATCGCCACCTTCAGCCTCGCCGCGACCGGCATCACCTTCGGCTTCATCCGGGGTGGCGAGGCCGGTTGGGGCGCCGGCTCGACCCTGGCGGGCTTCGGGCTCGGTGCGGCGCTGCTGTTCGCCTTCGCCCTCGTGGAACGCGCCGCGGAGCGCCCGATGGTGCCGCTCGGCCTCTTCCGCGCCCCGGCCTTCAACGGGCTGCTGCTCGCCTCCGGCGCCTACTACCTGGGTGGGTTCGCCTTCCTGCCGGTGCTCTCCCTCTGGCTCCAAAACGGCGTCGGGCTCAGCTCGTTCGCCACCTCGCTGGTCATCACCGCCCAGCCGGTGGCCTTCTTCGCGACCTCCGCGCTGGCCGGTGGGGCGCTGCACCGGATGCCCGCCCGGTGGAGCGTCGGCGGCGGCACCCTCCTGGTGGCCGCCGGTGACCTGCTGCTCCTCCTGGTCCAACCGGGCTCGTCCTGGCCGGTGTTGCTGCCCGGCCTGATCGTCACCGGCATCGGCGCCGGGCTGGTCTCGCCGGTCCTGCCGGCGCTGGCGATGGCCTCGGCGGATCCGGCCCACAGCGGGGTCGCCAGCGCGGCCTCCAACAGCGCCCGTCAGCTCGGACTGGCCCTGGGCATCGCCCTGTTGGGCACCGTCTTCCACCGCTCCGTACCCGGCACCGGCGCCGGCGCGTCGCCCGGGGCGTATGCGGCGGGGCTGGGCGCGGTGTTCCTGGTGGCGGGGGCGGTCGCGGCGCTCGGGGGTGTGGTGGCGTGGCTGGTGTGCCAGAAGGAGTGA
- a CDS encoding amino acid permease: MGYPRKLTRRFRAFDNFAISFTIINIISGIFSSFGFGLNAGGPRILIFGWIGVSVMVLFVGAAMGEIASAYPTSGALYFSAGKLAKRHQGAWSWYTGWLNFVGQVGGTAATNFAAATFIQAFLAMQWPAYQPTAPQTVGITAAILLVQALANTYTVRLVALVNRISVWWLLIGMVVIVAALAFIPAQHQAPSFATHFANNTGFTNAIYGGMLGLLVTSWTFTGFDGSFHMSEETVKATVNAPRGIMRAIGYSALAGLILMLALVYAIRDYDHAAQADAPPVQILIDALGVHTAKFLLLIVIGAMLFCGLANMTSNTRQIFAFSRDGAMPGSRWWHSVSDRTRTPVKAVWLAAVCSLILVIPGWWSHTAFTAVVSVNVVGLFLSYGVPIFLRLRLDDFQTGPWNLGRYGKPIAAIAVLWIVVSNVLFMLPQQYPVTPESFNYAPIALAAVLVIATVWWFATARRRFQGPVSYGSPDEVAAMDLI; this comes from the coding sequence ATGGGCTATCCGCGGAAACTCACCCGAAGATTCCGAGCCTTTGACAACTTCGCCATTTCCTTCACCATCATCAACATCATCTCCGGCATCTTCTCGTCCTTCGGTTTCGGGCTGAACGCCGGCGGCCCCCGCATCCTGATCTTCGGCTGGATCGGGGTCTCCGTCATGGTGCTGTTCGTCGGCGCCGCCATGGGCGAGATCGCCTCCGCGTACCCGACCAGCGGTGCGCTGTACTTCTCGGCGGGCAAGCTGGCCAAGCGCCACCAGGGCGCCTGGTCCTGGTACACCGGCTGGCTCAACTTCGTCGGCCAGGTCGGCGGCACCGCCGCCACCAACTTCGCCGCCGCCACCTTCATCCAGGCGTTCCTCGCCATGCAATGGCCCGCCTATCAGCCCACCGCTCCCCAGACGGTCGGCATCACCGCGGCCATTTTGCTGGTGCAGGCCCTCGCGAACACCTACACCGTGCGGCTGGTCGCGCTGGTCAACCGCATTTCCGTGTGGTGGCTGTTGATCGGCATGGTGGTCATCGTCGCCGCGCTCGCGTTCATTCCCGCGCAGCACCAAGCGCCGTCGTTCGCCACCCACTTCGCCAACAACACCGGCTTCACCAACGCCATTTACGGCGGAATGCTCGGACTGCTCGTCACCAGTTGGACGTTCACCGGCTTCGACGGCAGTTTCCACATGTCCGAAGAAACGGTGAAGGCGACGGTCAATGCCCCGCGCGGCATCATGCGGGCGATCGGTTACTCCGCGCTCGCCGGTCTGATCCTGATGCTCGCTCTGGTGTACGCCATCCGCGACTACGACCACGCCGCGCAGGCGGACGCCCCGCCGGTGCAGATCCTCATCGACGCGCTCGGCGTGCACACCGCCAAGTTCCTGCTGCTGATCGTCATCGGCGCCATGCTCTTCTGCGGGCTCGCCAACATGACCAGCAACACCCGGCAGATCTTCGCCTTCTCCCGCGACGGCGCGATGCCCGGCTCCCGTTGGTGGCACTCGGTCTCCGACCGCACCCGGACCCCCGTCAAGGCCGTGTGGCTCGCCGCCGTCTGCTCGCTGATCCTGGTCATCCCCGGCTGGTGGTCGCACACCGCCTTCACCGCCGTCGTCAGCGTCAACGTCGTCGGCCTCTTCCTCTCCTACGGCGTGCCCATCTTCCTCCGGCTCCGGCTCGACGACTTCCAGACCGGCCCGTGGAACCTCGGCCGCTACGGCAAGCCGATCGCCGCGATCGCCGTGCTCTGGATCGTCGTCAGCAACGTCCTGTTCATGCTGCCGCAGCAGTACCCGGTCACCCCGGAGTCCTTCAACTACGCGCCGATCGCGCTCGCGGCGGTCCTGGTGATCGCCACGGTCTGGTGGTTCGCCACCGCCCGCCGCCGCTTCCAGGGGCCGGTGAGCTACGGCAGCCCCGACGAGGTCGCGGCCATGGACCTCATCTGA
- a CDS encoding GNAT family N-acetyltransferase has translation MRPTTTAPTGTAAPDGELTVTAAPLERWHEVVGWTAEEGWNPGDDDISSFHAADPAGFFLGRRGERTVSALSLVNYSDAYAFLGFYLVAPGLRGQGLGLATWRAAFPHVGARTVGLDAVPAQEATYRRAGFTAAHDTLRYTGRPTPGARPSPDTHPVTAAHHDAIAAFDRRCFPADRREFVTRWLTTPGRTARVHLRDGEVVGYGVLRPARSGYRVGPLFADTPATAEALFDALTAQLDPADEVTLDIPEPNAVARTLATDRGLTPRSHTIRMYTGSVPPVAAGRTFGVTSLELG, from the coding sequence ATGCGACCGACCACCACCGCCCCGACCGGGACCGCCGCCCCGGACGGCGAACTCACCGTCACCGCCGCCCCGTTGGAGCGCTGGCACGAGGTCGTCGGCTGGACCGCCGAGGAGGGCTGGAACCCCGGCGACGACGACATCAGCAGCTTCCACGCCGCTGACCCCGCCGGCTTCTTCCTCGGCCGCCGCGGCGAGCGCACCGTCTCGGCGCTCTCCCTCGTCAACTACTCGGACGCGTACGCCTTCCTGGGCTTCTACCTCGTCGCCCCCGGCCTCCGCGGCCAGGGCCTGGGGCTGGCCACCTGGCGCGCCGCCTTCCCGCACGTCGGCGCCCGGACCGTCGGCCTGGACGCGGTCCCCGCCCAGGAGGCCACCTACCGGCGCGCGGGCTTCACCGCCGCGCATGACACCCTCCGCTACACCGGCCGCCCCACGCCCGGCGCCCGCCCCTCCCCGGACACCCACCCGGTGACCGCCGCCCACCACGACGCGATCGCCGCCTTCGACCGCCGCTGCTTCCCCGCGGACCGGCGGGAGTTCGTCACCCGCTGGTTGACCACCCCCGGCCGCACCGCCCGGGTTCACCTGCGCGACGGCGAGGTCGTCGGGTACGGCGTGCTCCGCCCGGCCCGGTCCGGCTACCGCGTCGGCCCGCTCTTCGCCGACACCCCGGCGACCGCCGAGGCCCTCTTCGACGCCCTCACCGCGCAGCTCGACCCCGCCGACGAGGTCACCCTCGACATCCCCGAACCCAACGCCGTAGCCCGCACGTTGGCCACCGACCGCGGCCTGACGCCCCGTTCGCACACCATCCGGATGTACACCGGCTCCGTCCCGCCGGTGGCCGCCGGGCGCACCTTCGGCGTGACCAGCCTCGAACTGGGCTGA
- a CDS encoding PPOX class F420-dependent oxidoreductase gives MTATPFDPRALLAESRLGVLATIKSDGRPQLSPVLPFYDRAADVLYVSMTEGRAKTANLRRDPRAALEVTSPDGRAWATAEGTATLVGPGADPKAPEVEALVEYYRRASGEHPDWDEYRTVMVSDRRVLMTMSVDHVYGASLR, from the coding sequence ATGACTGCTACCCCTTTCGACCCGCGCGCACTGCTCGCGGAGAGCCGGCTCGGCGTGCTGGCCACGATCAAGTCCGACGGCCGCCCCCAGCTCTCCCCCGTCCTGCCGTTCTACGACCGGGCGGCCGACGTCCTCTATGTGTCGATGACCGAGGGGCGGGCCAAGACGGCCAATCTGCGCCGGGATCCGCGGGCCGCGCTGGAGGTCACCAGCCCCGACGGCCGGGCCTGGGCCACCGCCGAGGGCACCGCCACTCTCGTCGGACCGGGCGCCGACCCGAAGGCCCCCGAGGTCGAGGCGCTGGTGGAGTACTACCGCCGCGCCAGCGGGGAGCACCCGGACTGGGACGAGTACCGCACGGTGATGGTCTCCGACCGGCGGGTACTGATGACGATGTCGGTGGATCACGTGTACGGCGCCTCGCTGCGCTGA
- a CDS encoding nitroreductase — protein MDVYEAVDSRRSVRGFTARPVPRQVLARVLSAAARTPSGANLQPWHSYVVTGAPLAALKKRTAERVAAGDPGDAREYEMYPAALKSPYQERRSAAADQRYGALGIPRDDAAARRREVARNWDCFGAPAALFCYIDRDLGATQWADLGMYLQSVMLLLRAEGLHSCAQVAWSVYRSSVAEVVSPPDGLVLFCGLSIGYEDPAVGAVRVDRAPLDETVTFVGDEGNWRRHAAR, from the coding sequence GTGGACGTCTACGAAGCGGTGGACAGCCGGCGGTCGGTGCGCGGCTTCACCGCCCGGCCCGTGCCACGGCAGGTACTGGCGCGCGTGCTGTCCGCCGCGGCCCGCACGCCGTCCGGCGCCAACCTCCAGCCGTGGCACAGCTATGTGGTGACGGGCGCCCCGCTGGCCGCGCTCAAGAAGCGCACCGCCGAGCGGGTGGCCGCGGGGGACCCCGGCGACGCGCGCGAGTACGAGATGTATCCGGCCGCGCTCAAGTCCCCTTACCAGGAACGCCGATCGGCCGCCGCCGACCAGCGGTACGGCGCGCTCGGCATCCCGCGGGACGACGCGGCGGCCCGCCGGCGGGAGGTGGCCAGGAACTGGGACTGCTTCGGCGCCCCCGCCGCGCTGTTCTGCTACATCGACCGCGACCTGGGGGCGACCCAATGGGCCGACCTCGGCATGTACCTCCAGAGCGTGATGCTGCTGCTCCGCGCCGAGGGGTTGCACAGTTGCGCGCAGGTGGCCTGGTCGGTGTACCGCAGCTCGGTTGCCGAGGTCGTCTCGCCGCCGGACGGGCTGGTCCTGTTCTGCGGACTGTCGATCGGCTACGAGGACCCGGCCGTGGGGGCCGTCCGCGTTGACCGGGCGCCCCTCGACGAGACGGTCACCTTCGTCGGGGACGAGGGGAACTGGCGCCGGCATGCGGCGCGTTGA
- a CDS encoding alpha-hydroxy acid oxidase, which yields MRRVEEWEREAEWRLPAPVLAYFRQGAGAGLSAAEAAACWDEPRLLPRVLRDVSAVVTSTSVLGADVDTPILVAPTTLQRQAHPEGEVAMVHGTAAAGSLTCVTGNAGVPFAALAGPAPWWVQAYVLKDRRLTAELLERAKEAGARAVVLTADTPVVGQKFGTGPSVWDTVPPEHLLANIDRRELDDWRWDKAADLTPATIDWLRTTTGLPVVVKGVLRPDDARTCLAAGAAAIWVSNHGGRQLDGAVPTARALRPVAEALAGSGAELYVDGGLRTGRHALLALALGATAVFVGRPALWALTVDGASGVQRLLTDLTAELAHAMALVGAPDLAALTPDLVADGT from the coding sequence ATGCGGCGCGTTGAGGAGTGGGAGCGCGAGGCGGAGTGGCGGCTGCCGGCCCCCGTGCTGGCCTACTTCCGGCAGGGCGCCGGCGCCGGTCTGTCGGCCGCGGAGGCCGCGGCGTGCTGGGACGAGCCGCGGCTGCTGCCCCGCGTCCTGCGGGACGTCAGCGCCGTCGTCACGTCAACGTCCGTCCTGGGTGCGGACGTTGACACCCCGATCCTGGTCGCCCCGACGACGCTGCAACGCCAGGCGCACCCGGAGGGCGAGGTCGCCATGGTGCACGGCACCGCCGCCGCCGGCTCGCTGACCTGCGTCACCGGCAACGCGGGCGTGCCGTTCGCCGCCCTGGCGGGCCCCGCCCCGTGGTGGGTGCAGGCGTACGTCCTCAAGGACCGGCGGCTGACGGCGGAGTTGCTGGAGCGCGCCAAGGAGGCCGGGGCGCGGGCCGTGGTGCTGACCGCGGACACCCCCGTCGTCGGGCAGAAGTTCGGCACCGGGCCGAGCGTCTGGGACACCGTTCCGCCGGAACACCTGCTGGCCAACATCGACCGCCGGGAGCTCGACGACTGGCGCTGGGACAAGGCGGCCGACCTGACGCCCGCCACCATCGACTGGCTGCGCACCACCACGGGGCTCCCGGTGGTGGTCAAGGGGGTGCTGCGGCCCGACGACGCGCGCACCTGCCTGGCCGCCGGCGCCGCCGCGATCTGGGTCTCCAACCACGGCGGGCGACAGCTGGACGGCGCCGTCCCCACCGCCCGGGCCCTGCGCCCGGTCGCCGAGGCGCTGGCCGGCAGCGGCGCCGAACTCTACGTCGACGGCGGTCTGCGCACCGGCCGGCACGCGCTCCTCGCCCTCGCGCTCGGCGCCACCGCGGTGTTCGTCGGGCGGCCGGCCCTGTGGGCGCTGACCGTCGACGGGGCGTCCGGCGTGCAACGGCTGCTCACCGACCTCACCGCGGAACTGGCCCACGCCATGGCCCTGGTGGGTGCCCCGGACCTCGCCGCCCTCACCCCCGACCTGGTCGCCGACGGCACCTGA
- a CDS encoding branched-chain amino acid transporter permease, protein MPDTPYLIAAVVVSAAVTWALRALPFAALAPLRASKTVQYLSSRMPAGVMVILVVYALRDLPVTQPRALAPLAALAVTIGLHLWRRNALLSILGGTAVHVALASTVFAP, encoded by the coding sequence ATGCCTGACACCCCGTACCTGATCGCCGCGGTGGTCGTCTCCGCCGCGGTCACCTGGGCCCTGCGCGCCCTGCCGTTCGCCGCCCTGGCGCCGCTGCGGGCGAGCAAGACCGTGCAGTACCTCAGCAGCCGGATGCCGGCCGGCGTCATGGTCATCCTGGTCGTCTACGCCCTGCGCGACCTCCCGGTGACCCAACCGCGCGCGCTCGCCCCGCTCGCGGCCCTGGCGGTCACCATCGGCCTCCATCTCTGGCGCCGCAACGCCCTGTTGAGCATCCTCGGCGGCACCGCCGTCCATGTGGCCCTCGCCAGCACGGTCTTCGCACCCTGA
- a CDS encoding AzlC family ABC transporter permease: protein MGLALVPLGLAFGVLVTHSGLAWWWATLFTTLIYAGSFEFLLIGLVTAVAPLATVALTAFLVNIRHVFYTLSFPLHRVRGRLAKTYSTFALTDETYALTTTERARSWPSGRILWLQFLLHVYWAGSATVGALLGSLIPAGVRGLDFSLTALFTVLALDAIRGRRGDLPTPALALLSALAARLAFPDQMLPAAFVLFTVGLLVRHLIARRKPAHA, encoded by the coding sequence GTGGGCCTGGCGCTCGTGCCGCTCGGCCTCGCCTTCGGCGTGCTCGTCACACACTCCGGGCTGGCCTGGTGGTGGGCGACCCTGTTCACCACCCTGATCTACGCCGGCTCGTTCGAGTTCCTGCTCATCGGCCTGGTGACCGCCGTCGCCCCTCTGGCGACGGTCGCGCTGACCGCCTTTCTGGTCAACATCCGGCACGTCTTCTACACCCTGTCGTTCCCCCTGCACCGGGTGCGCGGTCGCCTGGCGAAGACCTACAGCACCTTCGCCCTCACCGACGAGACGTACGCGCTGACCACCACGGAGCGGGCCCGCTCCTGGCCCAGCGGCCGGATCCTCTGGCTCCAGTTCCTGCTGCACGTGTACTGGGCCGGCAGTGCCACCGTCGGCGCCCTGCTCGGCTCGTTGATCCCCGCGGGCGTCCGGGGGCTGGACTTCTCGCTGACCGCGCTGTTCACCGTGTTGGCCCTGGACGCCATCCGCGGGCGCCGCGGCGATCTGCCCACGCCCGCCCTCGCCCTGCTCAGCGCCCTGGCCGCCCGCCTCGCCTTCCCGGACCAGATGCTGCCGGCCGCCTTCGTCCTGTTCACCGTCGGCCTCCTGGTCCGACACCTCATCGCCCGCAGGAAGCCCGCCCATGCCTGA
- a CDS encoding Lrp/AsnC family transcriptional regulator — MGKGIDLDAIDREILFLLQQDGRLTNVELAKRVGLTPPPCLRRVKRLEEAGVIAGYRAVIDPAAVGRGLEVLVDVEVYATDRKTVEDFENTVASYEEVVELRRFFGRPDYFLRVSVADHAAYEEFLTRKLTGLRGVLRVESHLTMKKIKTEV, encoded by the coding sequence ATGGGTAAGGGAATCGACCTGGATGCCATTGATCGCGAAATTTTGTTTCTCCTTCAGCAGGACGGACGGCTGACCAACGTCGAACTGGCCAAGCGGGTCGGGCTGACGCCGCCGCCGTGCCTGCGGCGGGTCAAGCGCCTGGAGGAGGCCGGCGTCATCGCCGGCTACCGGGCCGTCATCGATCCCGCGGCGGTCGGTCGCGGCCTGGAGGTCCTGGTCGACGTCGAGGTGTACGCCACCGACCGCAAGACAGTCGAGGACTTCGAGAACACCGTGGCGTCCTACGAAGAAGTCGTCGAACTGCGCCGGTTCTTCGGCCGCCCCGACTACTTCCTGCGCGTCTCGGTCGCCGATCACGCCGCCTACGAAGAGTTCCTCACCCGCAAGCTCACCGGGCTGCGCGGCGTCCTGCGGGTGGAGTCCCATCTGACCATGAAGAAGATCAAGACGGAGGTGTGA